Proteins encoded by one window of Astatotilapia calliptera chromosome 13, fAstCal1.2, whole genome shotgun sequence:
- the ptpn20 gene encoding tyrosine-protein phosphatase non-receptor type 13 isoform X1 produces MSSTFVTLAEVLEARGGPLLEEEVWSLLLGTAESLVDVSYKGQNNMCSIISPTSLLLSATGTLAFKNCGLSDEVSTFAAPEMLQGRASSTKPATERMLVYSLGMTLYWSVDFHLPQNQPVQLSDHLNSLLLSMCEDLSHRRVNLNSILEACESQLKASILLPPAKVIRQLVEEVFHESMDQTSLPDSNVPLSGRSLMIRERLHGKRGPFSDFSEGSAEGRRYSTDSDSKSGSLPQRPWRQRPRSSPTSLYQSSLERIPRGVRHRDSNCSWLGRSPHHDISPKTSGRSHSPSITFSDSSLSLSQRKSKALGPEFVRMPDEQQIVLELPGSIVSRKGRSCSSQREVTVVMPNGQYVVVRCDIKSRARDVFDMVVAHANLVEHFYFGLAFLDDDEYFFLEHETKISKVAPDSWKKGQISSFLVFLRVKFFVDDISFILHKLTRHQYYLQLRKDILEDRLYCNEETGLFLAALALQAEFGDYMSELYGKNYYQPEHYVSKRMLEKLALPSVKEELPRLHASHAQMLPEEAEMEYLKIAQQLPEYGVMFHRVGREKRSVVGELVLGVCAKGIIVYEMKNHVRTVTRRFLWRETDSISTGRRKLIIECGGPSGKKHGFVTESSKIAQYLLNLCSAQHKFHSEMTSRQLNHTLIPDENMEKYISAYRGRNLNLRRISCSEGMLNHVGLAPGQPDSLSKSCDDLTAKLEARLRQQREMRREMSRELNKDLPETGDLRDVKERQCWSTPELLPRMMSSMSLQKQDSDASSSIRVDTPTRTPPEREIVCVTLKKDPKLGFGFVIVGEDNTGKLDLGIFIASIVPDGPAEKDGRIKPGGRLISLNKTSLEGVTFSDAAAILQSSPDEVELIVSQPKQSLKDRQSSLSQSTLGLALERNFGSQTTLSSTEYRPGVEELEDVITLSSMATPKHNRKLHIPVVRIHDAQDIYSRSPSILSLKTGERFVVELKKSSGSLGISVAGGINTNVHDGGIYIKSLVPGGAAEQDGRIQIGDRLLEVDRSNLRGVTHHQAVEFLKRTGEVVSLLLEREPTVILEPRPDSPCPTLVHSASHTQPLRTEVSMETTLSGRAKDYSFVTDENTREVVLRKSLSGLGFSFYISQLHSGPDRSSVVRIKRLFPGQPAQESGLLREGDIILTVNKEPLKNLPYQRVLLLLRGAPSEVHLLICRPGPGALNDGDNNSLTLTSLRDARSRSLDIRLGEDYSELLKKPSNQEEEPTSKTEKNSELPAASQLPESQEDLKAEVQTQQTPPSSPRSPPSPTSPTSPPSPVSPASPASPTSPGSGSPPAPTEAQLAAGKLEQQKEAEAEKKSKDVEEEDATTSSSTVMLIDVCPKTGSNSVYTSGVREEADGSVTYCLMGNGLTIMADEEYLTISSTLEPPHMLPTASTQTANFSSQTSSSLQYPHPNPTTLALNLLSDTPTTCSLAHPSQPLTTQPPKTKHHPIQQGLLPSHYKAMSKISRPMVPPPQPPPLTPITAQIISVAPCPSPPPPVLPPTLLPPAAPIQFREEPEKKEKEYKDYDDDEYDEEEEESRRKGLVKEFELSVVLTKSRSGSFGFTITRSKLDNCYYIQEILDNPAKADGRLRAGDRLVTVNGHDVTSVADDVAMTILRSSPRRLSMTIGRAVSNLVAPPSCDSLPDIVLHKTPSGQLGIKLTGGIGSKWQGIYCLEVVPGSPASEEGSVQPNDKILYICGRCTLGMTLEDAVKACEIAPRKVKLKVIREEQPVTPRGKWNGLFDWKKDRKSFARFEEPVSPEKDSPTEDAEAVYQTAGQFRCLSLGQEQDNCIMQVEFTKPEGGGLGFALVGGTNGSMLRVREICSGGVAEQDGRLRVGDILLEVNGVIVSGLSHSKVVEILRKAEGTVQLTICRDVLPLTYSESPTPPNMSAQTEAILAEQPALVSNPDNCSSPDLMLNRPVDRPPEATSDPVVNEADVVLTSPPPSPHLLTVVTDETTGKQESCNSTPSHQACCPSLNVTDMLHGASDRKQIVSKLLDHSCKDIRKPQSDGWSSEDDDDDVFSTKGQEMASSQTGPPIVSEEELASLALITPAKTSQYSGSRVKALIQILQHQLDQQELVKEFMALEHLKPSDNCLVGKAPENRDKNRYRDILPYDKTRVVVGENQDYINASYIRMQVGDEEFFYISCQGPLPSTVQTFWQMIWENKSDVVSMMTQEVERGRIKCHKYWPEKLGVPLDVGRYQLHLENQQYLEYFHIKIIRMVESETAETHFVRHLKFTHWPDHGVPHSSEQLVRFIRYLRAVHHKGPVTVHCSAGIGRTGVLICTDIILSLIENDLPINVSNIVKEMRLQRHGMIQTKEQYLFCYKVWLEVLQGILQLHGSQWQPEDPRDHKVV; encoded by the exons ATGAGCAGCACGTTTGTTACATTAGCTGAAGTACTGGAGGCACGAGGGGGACCTCTGCTGGAGGAGGAGGTCTGGTCCTTGCTGCTGGGCACTGCAGAGTCTTTAGTGGATGTCTCTTATAAGG gtCAAAACAATATGTGCAGTATCATAAGCCCCACCTCCTTGCTGCTGTCAGCCACTGGTACCTTAGCATTTAAGAACTGTGGCCTATCAGATGAGGTTTCCACATTCGCCGCTCCGGAGATGCTGCAGGGCCGTGCCAGCTCAACCAAACCTGCCACAGAGAGG ATGCTGGTGTATTCACTGGGTATGACTCTCTACTGGTCAGTTGATTTTCACCTACCTCAAAATCAG CCGGTTCAGTTGAGTGACCATCTAAACAGCCTCCTCCTCAGCATGTGTGAGGACCTGTCTCACCGCCGGGTAAACCTCAACTCCATCCTGGAAGCCTGCGAATCCCAGCTCAAAGCCTCCATCCTGCTGCCCCCCGCCAAAGTCATCAGGCAGCTGGTGGAGGAGGTTTTTCATGAATCA ATGGACCAGACATCTCTGCCAGACAGCAATGTCCCTCTGAGCGGCAGAAGTCTGATGATCAGAGAAAGACTTCATG GAAAGAGAGGGCCATTTTCAGACTTCAGCGAAGGAAGTGCTGAAGGTAGAAGATATTCAACGGACTCTGACTCAAAGTCAG GGAGTTTACCTCAAAGACCATGGAGACAAAGACCGAGAAGCTCTCCCACATCGTTGTACCAATCTTCTTTAGAAAG AATCCCTCGTGGGGTTCGTCACAGGGACAGCAATTGCAGTTGGCTCGGTAGGAGTCCCCATCACGACATCTCTCCGAAGACATCAGGCAGATCTCACAGTCCTTCCATCACATTCAGCGACTCCTCGCTTAGTCTGAGCCAGAGAAAATCTAAG gCATTGGGTCCCGAGTTCGTCAGAATGCCAGATGAGCAACAAATTGTTCTTGAGCTTCCAGGATCTATTGTG TCCAGAAAGGGCCGTTCATGTTCGTCTCAGAGAGAAGTGACTGTTGTGATGCCTAATGGACAGTACGTGGTGGTTCGCTGTGATATTAAGTCCAGAGCAAGAGATGTGTTTGACATGGTGGTCGCGCACGCAAACTTGGTGGAACACTTTTACTTTGGTCTTGCCTTCCTAGATG ATGATGAATATTTCTTTTTGGAACATGAAACAAAAATCTCCAAAGTTGCCCCTGACAGTTGGAAAAAAGGGCAGATATCATCCTTTTTGGTGTTTCTTCGAGTCAAATTTTTTGTTGATGATATCTCCTTCATTCT GCACAAACTGACTCGTCACCAGTACTACTTACAGCTGCGTAAGGATATCTTGGAGGACAGGCTTTACTGTAATGAGGAGACAGGCTTATTCCTGGCTGCTCTTGCGCTGCAGGCTGAGTTTGGTGATTACATGTCAGAG TTATATGGCAAGAACTATTACCAACCAGAGCACTATGTGTCCAAGAGGATGCTTGAGAAGCTTGCCCTGCCCAGCGTCAAGGAAGAGTTGCCAAGACTACATGCAAGTCATGCACAGATGCTGCCAGAAGAGGCAGAAATGGAGTACCTAAAG ATTGCACAGCAGCTACCAGAGTATGGAGTTATGTTCCACCGTGTGGGGCGAGAGAAAAGGTCGGTGGTTGGAGAGTTGGTCTTGGGAGTCTGTGCCAAAGGAATCATCGTGTACGAGATGAAGAACCACGTCCGGACTGTTACCAGACGCTTCCTCTGGAGGGAAACTGACTCCATATCCACTGGG CGGCGTAAACTGATTATAGAGTGTGGTGGCCCCAGTGGGAAAAAGCATGGTTTTGTAACGGAAAGCTCAAAAATAGCACAATACCTCCTGAACCTTTGCTCGGCACAGCACAAGTTTCACAGCGAGATGACGTCACGACAGCTAAACCACACCTTAATCCCAG ATGAAAACATGGAAAAGTACATATCCGCCTACAGAGGTCGTAACCTGAACTTAAGGCGGATATCCTGCTCAGAGGGCATGTTGAACCATGTAGGATTGGCGCCCGGTCAACCAGACTCCCTGTCCAAGTCCTGTGACGACCTGACTGCCAAATTGGAGGCTCGGCTCcgccaacagagagagatgaGGAGAGAGATGAGTAGAGAGCTGAACAAGGATCTGCCCGAAACGGGAGACCTCAGGGATGTAAAAGAGCGACAGTGTTGGAG TACGCCAGAGCTTCTTCCCAGGATGATGTCCAGTATGTCACTACAGAAGCAGGACTCTGATGCCTCATCCTCCATTCGAG TTGATACACCAACCCGGACCCcaccagagagagagatagtCTGCGTGACCCTGAAGAAAGATCCCAAACTGGGCTTTG GCTTTGTGATAGTGGGAGAGGACAATACAGGCAAACTTGACCTTGGGATCTTCATTGCTTCCATTGTGCCTGATGGCCCTGCAGAGAAAGATGGACGAATTAAACCAG GTGGACGTCTCATCTCACTAAATAAGACTAGTTTGGAAGGAGTGACATTCAGTGATGCTGCTGCCATCTTACAGAGCAGCCCCGATGAGGTGGAGCTCATTGTGTCCCAGCCTAAGC AGTCACTGAAGGACAGACAAAGTTCTTTGAGTCAGAGTACTCTTGGATTAGCGTTGGAGAGGAACTTTGGGTCACAGACTACCCTGAGTAGCACAGAGTACCGTCCCGGAGTGGAGGAACTCGAGGATGTCATCACATTGTCCAGCATGgcaactccaaaacacaacaggaaGCTTCACATTCCTGTGGTGCGAATACACGATGCCCAG GACATTTACTCTCGGTCGCCCTCTATCTTGAGCCTTAAAACAGGCGAGCGGTTTGTAGTGGAGCTGAAGAAAAGCAGTGGAAGCCTTGGCATCAGTGTTGCT GGAGGAATTAACACTAATGTGCATGATGGAGGCATTTACATCAAGAGTCTGGTGCCTGGAGGTGCTGCTGAGCAGGATGGTCGCATTCAAATTG GTGACAGACTGCTGGAGGTTGACAGGTCCAACCTGAGGGGCGTGACTCACCATCAAGCTGTCGAGTTCCTGAAGAGGACTGGGGAG GTGGTGAGCCTGCTGCTCGAGAGGGAGCCCACAGTAATTCTGGAGCCTAGACCTGACTCGCCCTGCCCTACCTTGGTCCACAGtgcatcacacacacagccccTCAGGACTGAAGTCTCCATGGAAACGACCTTGAGTGGTCGAGCCAAGGACTACAGCTTTGTAACGGATG AAAACACACGTGAGGTGGTGCTGAGGAAGAGCTTGTCTGGCCTCGGCTTCAGCTTTTATATCTCCCAGCTGCACTCAGGACCAGACCGCAGCAGCGTGGTCCGCATCAAACGTCTGTTCCCAGGTCAGCCAGCGCAGGAAAGTGGCCTGCTGCGGGAAGGAGACATCATCCTGACTGTCAACAAAGAGCCTCTCAAGAATCTTCCCTATCAG AGGGTTTTGCTTTTGCTACGTGGTGCTCCTTCTGAGGTTCATCTGCTGATCTGCCGACCTGGACCAGGAGCACTGAATGATGGAGATAATAACTCACTG ACTCTTACATCCCTCCGTGATGCTCGATCGCGGTCTCTGGACATCAGGTTGGGGGAGGACTACAGCGAGCTCCTCAAAAAGCCCTCCAACCAGGAGGAGGAGCCGACcagcaaaacagagaaaaactcagaACTTCCTGCAGCTTCACAACTCCCAGAGAGCCAGGAGGATCTCAAGGCAGAAGTGCAGACACAACAGACTCCACCATCTTCCCCTCGCTCACCTCCTTCACCAACATCACCTacatctcctccttcaccagTCTCGCCAGCATCACCTGCCTCACCTACCTCGCCTGGCTCTGGGTCTCCACCTGCTCCAACAGAGGCCCAACTAGCTGCTGGGAAGCTCGAGCAACAAaaggaagcagaagcagaaaagaagagcaaagatgtggaggaggaggacgcaACAACCTCAAGCTCTACTGTGATGCTTATTGATGTCTGTCCTAAGACTGGCTCCAACTCTGTGTATACCAG TGGAGTCAGAGAGGAGGCAGATGGAAGTGTCACCTATTGCCTCATGGGAAATGGACTCACTATCATGGCAGATGAAGAGTACCTGACCATCAGCTCCACACTGGAGCCTCCTCACATGCTTCCCACCGCTAGCACTCAAACAGCCAACTTTAGCTCTCAAACATCAAGTAGCTTGCAGTATCCACACCCCAACCCCACCACCTTGGCCCTCAACCTCTTATCTGACACCCCCACCACTTGTTCCCTGGCACATCCCTCCCAGCCACTCACAACACAGCCCCCTAAAACCAAGCACCACCCAATCCAGCAGGGGCTTCTTCCAAGTCACTACAAAGCCATGTCCAAGATCAGCCGCCCCATGGTGCCCCCACCTCAACCTCCACCACTGACCCCTATCACAGCTCAGATTATCTCTGTGGCTCCCTGTCCTAGTCCACCTCCCCCAGTGCTGCCCCCCACACTGCTGCCCCCGGCTGCTCCGATCCAATTTAGAGAAGaaccagaaaagaaagaaaaggaatacAAAGATTATGATGATGACGAATatgatgaggaagaggaagagagtcGAAGAAAG GGATTGGTTAAAGAATTTGAGCTGTCAGTGGTTCTGACTAAGTCCAGAAGTGGAAGCTTTGGGTTCACCATCACTCGAAGCAAACTAGACAACTGCTACTACATACAGGAAATATTGGACAATCCAGCCAAGGCAGATGGACGACTCAGGGCAGGAGACAGGCTCGTCACA GTAAATGGCCACGATGTTACCAGTGTGGCAGATGACGTTGCCATGACTATTCTCAGGTCATCTCCAAGGAGACTGAGTATGACAATAGGGAGAGCAGTGAGCAACCTGGTGGCTCCACCCTCTTGTGACAGCCTGCCTGATATTGTCCTACACAAGACACCTTCAGGACAGCTGG GAATAAAGCTGACAGGTGGCATTGGTAGTAAATGGCAGGGCATCTACTGTCTGGAGGTGGTGCCAGGTTCCCCTGCCAGCGAGGAGGGTAGTGTCCAACCCAATGACAAGATCCTGTACATCTGTGGAAGGTGCACGCTGGGAATGACACTAGAGGATGCAGTCAAAGCTTGTGAGATCGCTCCACGTAAAGTGAAACTAAAAGTCATCAG AGAAGAGCAGCCAGTGACCCCCAGGGGTAAGTGGAACG GTCTGTTTGACTGGAAAAAGGACAGGAAGTCCTTTGCTCGTTTTGAAGAGCCAGTATCCCCAGAGAAAGACTCTCCTACTGAAGATg ctgaaGCTGTGTATCAGACTGCTGGACAATTCAGATGTCTCTCTCTCGGCCAAGAACAGGAT AATTGCATCATGCAAGTGGAGTTCACTAAACCAGAAGGAGGAGGTCTCGGTTTTGCATTGGTCGGGGGAACAAATGGCAGCATGCTCAGGGTGAGAGAAATTTGCTCAGGTGGAGTAGCTGAGCAGGACGGTCGCCTGAGAGTGGGAGATATTCTGTTAGAG GTGAATGGTGTGATTGTGTCTGGACTGAGCCACAGTAAGGTGGTGGAAATCCTGCGCAAAGCTGAAGGGACTGTGCAGCTCACCATCTGCAGAGACGTCCTGCCCCTGACCTACTCCGAGTCACCTACACCGCCCAACATGTCAGCTCAAACTGAAGCTATTTTAGCTGAGCAGCCTGCTCTTGTGTCCAACCCTGATAATTGCTCTTCACCTGACCTCATGCTGAACAGGCCAGTGGACCGTCCCCCTG aggcAACGTCAGACCCTGTGGTTAATGAAGCAGATGTTGTTCTAACATCGCCCCCTCCCTCACCTCACCTACTGACAGTTGTAACCGATGAGACTACAGGTAAACAG GAGAGCTGTAACAGCACCCCTTCTCATCAAGCTTGCTGCCCATCCCTCAATGTCACTGACATGTTGCATGGAGCTTCTGACAG GAAACAAATTGTGAGCAAACTTTTGGACCACTCCTGCAAAGACATCCGGAAACCCCAGTCAGACGGCTGGAGCAGTGAAGATGATGACGACGATGTATTCAGCACCAAAGGTCAGGAAATGGCCTCATCCCAAACAG GCCCTCCCATAGTATCAGAGGAGGAACTGGCCAGTCTAGCTCTTATTACCCCTGCAAAGACCAGCCAGTACTCAGGCTCCAGAGTCAAAGCTCTCATCCAGATTCTCCAGCATCAACTGGACCAGCAGGAACTGGTCAAAGAGTTCATG GCTCTGGAGCATCTGAAGCCTTCTGACAACTGCCTAGTGGGAAAAGCTCCTGAGAACAGAGACAAGAACCGCTACAGAGACATCCTACCCT ACGACAAAACTCGTGTTGTGGTTGGAGAGAATCAGGACTATATCAATGCCAGCTACATCCGCATGCAAGTTGGCGATGAAGAGTTCTTCTACATCTCCTGTCAGGGCCCTTTACCTTCTACTGTGCAAACCTTCTGGCAGATGATCTGGGAAAATAAATCCGATGTCGTTTCCATGATGACCCAGGAAGTAGAGCGGGGAAGGATTAAATGTCACAAATACTGGCCAGAGAAGCTGGGTGTGCCTTTGGATGTAGGCAGGTACCAGCTTCACCTCGAGAACCAACAGTACCTGGAATACTTCCACATCAAGATCATCCGTATGGTGGAGAGTGAG ACTGCCGAAACACATTTTGTTCGACACCTGAAGT